The Coriobacteriia bacterium genome includes a region encoding these proteins:
- a CDS encoding PadR family transcriptional regulator — MGKQMTEMLKGTLEGIVLAILSGRPAYGYEITARLREMGLSDIAEGTVYALLIRIEQRGFVDVEKIPSEKGPPRKVYSLNTQGQEYLEEFWRTWSFLTGRLEELREGGRYHGSRVD; from the coding sequence GTGGGCAAGCAGATGACCGAGATGCTCAAAGGGACGCTAGAGGGTATCGTCCTCGCGATCCTGTCCGGACGGCCCGCGTACGGCTACGAGATCACCGCACGGCTGCGGGAGATGGGTTTGTCCGACATTGCCGAGGGCACTGTCTACGCGCTGCTCATCAGGATCGAGCAACGCGGCTTCGTCGACGTAGAGAAGATCCCATCCGAGAAGGGGCCTCCGCGCAAGGTGTACTCGCTCAACACCCAGGGACAGGAGTACCTCGAAGAGTTCTGGAGGACTTGGAGCTTCCTCACAGGACGGCTCGAAGAACTCCGCGAAGGAGGCAGATACCATGGCAGCAGAGTGGATTGA
- a CDS encoding DUF1048 domain-containing protein, with product MAAEWIEKVTGSLEQKKQYRQHRARVQGFPAGYRTAVEAIERYLTYFGGISKGDTLVRMLDDLADLFEQGAADGTPVRAIVGDDPVEFIETFLQNYSEGQWINKERQRLIKAIDRVAGDRA from the coding sequence ATGGCAGCAGAGTGGATTGAGAAAGTCACCGGGTCGCTTGAACAAAAGAAGCAGTATCGGCAGCACAGGGCTCGCGTGCAGGGATTTCCGGCGGGCTACCGCACCGCGGTCGAAGCGATTGAGCGGTACCTGACGTACTTCGGCGGCATCTCGAAGGGCGACACCTTGGTGAGGATGCTTGATGACCTCGCCGATCTCTTCGAGCAGGGCGCAGCGGACGGGACCCCGGTCCGCGCGATCGTCGGAGACGACCCCGTGGAGTTCATCGAGACGTTCCTTCAGAACTACTCGGAGGGTCAGTGGATCAACAAGGAGCGCCAGCGGCTGATCAAGGCCATCGACCGCGTTGCGGGCGACCGAGCGTAG
- a CDS encoding ATP-binding cassette domain-containing protein, translating into MIANQVQRLAIRVQDLEKSYKKLKVLHGVDFDVARGSIFALLGSNGAGKTTVVNILSTLLKADAGSASINGFDVATQAADVRQSISLTGQFAAVDEILSGRENLVLVARLRHLKDPGTIADDLLERFALTDAAARRVSTYSGGMRRRLDIAMSLIGNPPVIFLDEPTTGLDPQARIEVWQTVKALAERGTTVLLTTQDLDEAEQLADRIAILHEGRIIVNGTLAELKLLIPPAKVEYVEKQPTLEDVFLAIVGDEGKGGNDGNDRTFGADE; encoded by the coding sequence ATGATAGCCAATCAGGTCCAGAGGCTTGCGATCCGCGTGCAGGACCTAGAGAAGTCGTACAAGAAGCTCAAGGTGCTGCATGGCGTGGACTTCGACGTGGCGCGGGGAAGCATCTTCGCGCTGCTCGGCTCGAACGGGGCCGGCAAAACCACAGTCGTGAACATCCTGTCCACGCTGCTGAAGGCCGACGCGGGGAGTGCCAGCATCAACGGCTTCGACGTCGCCACGCAGGCCGCGGACGTCCGGCAGTCCATCAGCCTCACCGGCCAGTTCGCGGCTGTCGACGAGATCCTCAGCGGGCGGGAGAACCTCGTGCTGGTCGCCCGTTTACGGCACCTCAAGGATCCAGGCACGATCGCGGATGACCTGCTCGAGCGCTTCGCGCTGACCGACGCGGCCGCGCGAAGGGTGTCGACGTATTCGGGCGGCATGCGCCGCCGCCTCGATATCGCGATGAGCCTCATTGGGAATCCGCCGGTCATCTTCCTTGACGAGCCGACGACCGGGCTCGATCCTCAGGCGCGCATCGAGGTGTGGCAGACCGTCAAGGCACTCGCCGAGCGCGGCACGACGGTGCTGCTCACGACGCAGGATCTGGACGAAGCCGAACAACTCGCCGATCGGATCGCGATCCTCCACGAGGGCCGGATCATCGTGAACGGAACCCTCGCCGAGCTCAAGTTGCTGATCCCGCCCGCCAAGGTCGAATACGTCGAGAAGCAGCCGACCCTCGAGGATGTCTTCCTTGCTATCGTCGGTGACGAAGGCAAGGGCGGCAACGATGGTAATGACCGCACGTTCGGCGCTGATGAGTAA